One region of Quercus lobata isolate SW786 chromosome 2, ValleyOak3.0 Primary Assembly, whole genome shotgun sequence genomic DNA includes:
- the LOC115969350 gene encoding uncharacterized protein LOC115969350, with the protein MESSNVVINDEVCPEAHPESTTQVQDKPMEINDSLPDDYVVKHSDEELMVLNDAISMPSSPEPSTPVHETQQVQHEFSPSSEQRDEMKAMFEMIVGELTYFLGLQMKQTDSGIYINQAKYAKNLVKRFGLDHVAHARTPMAANAKLTNDPSGESVDVTLYRSMIRCLLYLTASRPDIAFSVGVCSRFQSNPKVSHLNVVKRIIKYVAETCDYGLFYNKESNQSLAGFSDSDWAGNADDRKSTTGGCFYVGANLVAWMSKKQNSVSLSTAEAEYIAARNYEISQDTMGVYCDNSSAIDISKNPV; encoded by the exons ATGGAATCTtcaaatgttgtgatcaatgatgaagtatgTCCAGAAGCACATCCAGAAAGCACTACTCAGGTTCAAGATAAGCCAATGGAGATTAATGACTCTCTCCCTGATGATTATGTTGTGAAACATAGTGATGAGGAGCTAATGGTGTTGAATGATGCAATATCTATGCCATCAAGTCCTGAACCATCCACTCCAGTTCATGAGACTCAACAGGTTCAACATGAGTTTAGTCCTTCATCAGAACAGAGAG atgaaatgaaggcaATGTTTGAAATGATAGTTGGTGAACTAACATATTTCTTGGGATTACAGATGAAGCAAACAGATTCAGGgatctacatcaaccaagccAAATACGCAAAgaatctagtcaagagatttggactggATCATGTTGCCcatgctagaacaccaatggcCGCCAATGCAAAACTAACAAATGATCCATCAggtgagtctgttgatgttacaCTATACAGAAGTATGATTAGATGTTTGCTATATTTGACTGCTAGTCGGCCTGATATTGCTTTTAGTGTCGGtgtttgttctagatttcaGTCTAATCCTAAGGTTTCACACTTAAATGttgtcaaaagaataattaaatatgttgctgAAACTTGTGactatggattattttataacaaagaGTCTAATCAATCTCTTGCTGGCTTTTCTGATTCTGATTGGGCtggtaatgctgatgatagaaaaagcaccactggTGGATGTTTTTATGTTGGTGCTAACCTTGTTGCctggatgagcaaaaagcaaaattctgtGTCCTTGTCTACTGCCGAGgcagaatatattgctgctagaa ATTATGAGATATCCCAAGATACCATGGGGGTTTACTGTGATAACTCTAGTGCTATTGACATATCTAAGAACCCTGTTTAG